In a genomic window of Pelecanus crispus isolate bPelCri1 chromosome 1, bPelCri1.pri, whole genome shotgun sequence:
- the MMP7 gene encoding matrilysin: MQYLLLCAAILLSESLAFPAQLKQESRSNTDLENVKAYLDKFFPLLTKTQSLSLEERIKEMQRFFHLTVTGKLNAETEETMKQPRCGVPDIADYSTFPGNPRWKKTRLTYRIVNYTPDLPVKKVDAAIKRAFMVWSDVTPLQFQRVFKGYADIMIQFARREHGDGEPFDGRGRVLAHAFAPGEGRGGDAHFDEDERWSESNKETNLFLVAAHELGHSLGLAHSNVREALMYPTYSYVNPATFRLSEDDKRGIQKLYGKFIMRFDFQDKTYWGRKSPNS; encoded by the exons ATGCAATACCTCCTACTTTGTGCTGCCATCCTCCTGTCTGAGAGTCTTGCTTTTCCAGCACAACTTAAACAAGAATCACGGAGCAACACAGACCTTGAGAATGTAAAG gcATATCTTGATAAATTCTTTCCACTTCTTACAAAAACACAAAGCCTAAGCTTAGAAGAGAGgattaaagaaatgcagaggttTTTCCACCTGACTGTAACtggaaaattaaatgcagaaacagaagaaacaatgaAACAGCCCAGATGTGGTGTCCCCGATATAGCAGATTACAGCACATTTCCTGGAAATCCAAGATGGAAAAAGACACGTTTGACTTACAG GATTGTCAATTACACACCTGATCTACCTGTAAAGAAAGTGGATGCTGCAATTAAAAGGGCTTTTATGGTATGGAGTGATGTGACTCCACTGCAGTTCCAAAGAGTATTCAAGGGATACGCAGACATTATGATTCAATTTGCACGTCGTG aGCACGGTGATGGAGAGCCTTTTGACGGAAGAGGTAGAGTACTAGCTCATGCGTTTGCACCTGGAGAAGGGCGTGGTGGAGATGCTCATTTTGATGAGGATGAAAGGTGGTCAGAGTCCAATAAAG AAACTAATTTGTTCCTTGTTGCTGCTCATGAACTTGGCCATTCTTTGGGACTTGCTCATTCAAATGTCCGTGAAGCTCTGATGTACCCTACCTACTCATATGTGAACCCAGCAACCTTCAGACTTTCAGAGGATGATAAGCGAGGAATTCAGAAGTTATACGGTAAATTCATTATGAGATTTGATTTTCAAGATAAAACCTACTGGG GGAGAAAGTCGCCAAACTCTTGA